In one window of Erythrolamprus reginae isolate rEryReg1 chromosome 1, rEryReg1.hap1, whole genome shotgun sequence DNA:
- the SOCS5 gene encoding suppressor of cytokine signaling 5 has protein sequence MGKVGKMWNSFKYRCQSLFNPEGGNRNENVDINSNSASVRDKSVCVPGPTQQQPSSPLQLNLNISKGFSRKNQNCATEIPQIVEISIEKEIDLSVASGAKFARRDSYSRHAPWGGKKKHSCSTKTQSSMESDTRFGCSHLQRRERRYGVSSVNDTDSISSRTVGNHSLRQRLQETVGLCFPMRTYCKQSKPLFSNKRKIHLSELMLEKCPFPAGSDLAQKWHLIKQHTAPVSPHSAIFDAFDSSLASTEDEEDRLRERRRLSIEEGVDPPPNAQIHTFEATAQVNPLYKLGPKLPPGMSELMGDCNSTTQGSCDLEEDTTTLCLQSRRQKQRHISGESHSHISRQGAWKVHTQIDYIHCLVPDLLQITSNPCYWGVMDRYEAEALLEGKPEGTFLLRDSAQEDYLFSVSFRRYNRSLHARIEQWNHNFSFDAHDPCVFHSSTVTGLLEHYKDPISCMFFEPLLTVSLNRTFPFSLQYICRAVICRCTSYDGIDCLPLPTMLQDFLKEYHYKQKVRVRWLEREPIKAK, from the coding sequence ATGGGTAAAGTTGGGAAAATGTGGAACAGCTTCAAGTACAGATGCCAAAGTCTCTTTAATCCCGAAGGtggaaatagaaatgaaaatgTAGACATAAATTCCAATAGTGCATCTGTTAGAGATAAAAGTGTTTGTGTGCCTGGTCCAACTCAGCAGCAACCAAGCAGTCCTTTGCAACTGAATCTAAATATTTCAAAAGGCTTTTCTAGAAAGAATCAAAACTGTGCCACCGAAATCCCTCAGATTGTTGAAATAAGCATTGAGAAAGAGATTGACTTGAGTGTTGCCTCAGGAGCTAAATTTGCACGAAGGGATTCCTACTCAAGGCATGCTCCATGGGGTGGGAAAAAGAAACATTCCTGCTCTACAAAAACCCAGAGCTCAATGGAAAGTGATACAAGATTTGGCTGTTCTCACTtgcaaaggagggaaagaagataTGGTGTGAGCTCAGTTAACGATACAGATAGCATCTCAAGCAGAACCGTAGGAAATCATTCTCTGAGGCAAAGATTGCAGGAAACTGTAGGATTATGTTTCCCTATGAGAACTTACTGCAAACAATCTAAGCCTCTTTTTTCCAACAAAAGGAAGATCCATCTTTCTGAACTAATGTTAGAAAAATGTCCTTTTCCTGCTGGATCAGATCTGGCCCAAAAGTGGCATTTAATTAAGCAGCACACTGCTCCAGTGAGCCCACATTCTGCTATTTTTGATGCATTTGACTCCTCCTTGGCTTCTACAGAAGATGAGGAAGATAGGCTGAGAGAGAGACGAAGGCTTAGTATAGAAGAAGGCGTGGATCCTCCTCCCAATGCTCAGATACATACTTTTGAAGCTACTGCACAGGTTAATCCATTATATAAATTAGGGCCAAAGCTGCCCCCTGGCATGTCTGAACTGATGGGAGACTGCAATTCAACAACGCAAGGAAGTTGTGATTTGGAGGAAGACACAACTACTCTCTGCTTGCAGTCGCGTAGACAGAAGCAGCGCCACATATCTGGTGAGAGCCACAGCCACATCAGCAGGCAAGGAGCTTGGAAAGTACACACTCAGATTGATTATATTCACTGCCTAGTGCCAGACTTGCTTCAGATTACCAGTAATCCCTGCTACTGGGGTGTGATGGACCGTTATGAAGCAGAAGCACTTCTAGAAGGAAAACCCGAAGGCACTTTTTTGCTCAGGGACTCTGCTCAGGAAGACTACCTCTTCTCCGTGAGCTTCCGCCGTTACAACCGGTCTTTACATGCACGCATCGAGCAGTGGAATCACAACTTCAGTTTTGATGCTCATGATCCCTGTGTGTTTCACTCTTCCACTGTAACAGGGCTTCTGGAACATTACAAAGATCCAATCTCCTGCATGTTTTTTGAACCGCTACTTACAGTTTCTCTAAATAGGACTTTTCCCTTCAGCTTGCAATATATCTGCCGGGCAGTAATTTGCAGGTGCACTTCATATGATGGCATTGATTGTCTTCCTTTGCCAACGATGTTGCAGGACTTTCTGAAGGAATATCATTATAAGCAAAAGGTCAGAGTACGATGGTTGGAGCGGGAACCAATTAAGGCAAAGTGA